One stretch of Glandiceps talaboti chromosome 7, keGlaTala1.1, whole genome shotgun sequence DNA includes these proteins:
- the LOC144437488 gene encoding GPI-anchor transamidase component PIGT-like, whose protein sequence is MAVWRRRWSGIRVIFLTLLLIEVCNGSQDNFDEELYIKPLSSGHVYTHFQFTTTWDIDIHDQSSFAHYNLFPKSLGQIINKYSVQELHLSLTQGYWRHDKWGYPIISAPPGAELYVWFQENTLNIDESWKELVNALSGLFCASLNFIDETVTINPQLTARPHGAASDKYSRNSAYLRYATLPREIVCTENLTPWKKLLPCDSKAGISTLFNAINMYNTNYHSLAVHLRPICKDPSCTAPALELSQSLSVVFDPPIREYGKQDWSLRKLFGRGLKGPCPLASSSSIYVDVTSNTTSNPIQLSPEPNSVMTSSRGGDTRLYAVYDVKTWTSQHQLMIGMKWTEKHHYADPHPPQIHVHRFITGYGQEKGGITCLLYNHDPERYQSVIYLDTVPWFIRLHFHTLKIQSYNMTLKPDWVKYIPGQDRTRAYMLEMVLTLPPSSTTSISIEFERAFLKWTEHPPDANIGFHISSAVVSTILHQGHNYTSTDQSSARLAPSMFNNANQKDFFIRLYSEILLIQLPVPDFSMPYNVICLACTVVAIAFGSLHNLTTRNFTPIDPNKQTGLKAKLSALFSKLRGKSQTEEQKKSEVKGEGDKSKEDVDGKEKETDGVGER, encoded by the exons ATGGCGGTTTGGAGACGAAGATGGTCTGGTATTAGAGTAATTTTCCTAACATTATTACTGATCGAAGTATGCAACGGGAGTCAGGATAATTTTGATGAAGAGCTTTATATCAAACCCTTGTCTTCAGGCCATGTTTACACCCATTTCCAATTTACGACGACGTGGGACATAGATATACATGACCAAAGCTCAT TTGCCCATTACAATTTATTTCCGAAGTCACTGGGGCAGATTATCAATAAGTACTCTGTACAGGAGCTCCATCTATCACTTACTCAGGGGTACTGGCGGCATGATAAATGGGGATATCCCATAATATCAGCCCCACCAGGTGCAGAGCTGTATGTATGGTTTCAAGAAAATACTTTGAA CATTGATGAGTCCTGGAAGGAGTTAGTTAATGCATTGTCTGGTCTGTTCTGTGCCTCACTTAACTTTATTGATGAAACTGTCACCATCAACCCACAGCTGACTGCTAGACCTCACGGAGCAGCTTCAG ATAAATATTCCAGGAATTCAGCCTATCTGAGATATGCAACATTACCAAGGGAAATTGTGTGCACGGAAAATCTAACACCATGGAAAAAACTACTACCCTGTGATTCTAAG GCTGGTATTTCTACCTTGTTCAATGccattaacatgtacaatacaaaCTACCATTCCTTGGCTGTTCACCTCAGGCCCATATGCAAAGACCCATCATGCACTGCTCCAGCACTGGAATTAAGCCAGTCCTTATCAGTAGTATTTGATCCACCCATCCGTGAATATGGTAAACAGGACTGGTCCCTCAGGAAGTTGTTTGGCCGTGGACTTAAGGGGCCCTGTCCTCTAGCATCATCCAGTAGTATCTATGTTGATGTGACTAGTAATACA acatccaACCCAATACAGTTGAGTCCAGAACCTAACAGTGTGATGACATCTAGCCGTGGTGGTGATACCCGTTTGTATGCTGTGTATGATGTAAAAACATGGACTAGTCAACATCAGCTGATGATAGGAATGAAATGGACTGAAAAACATCACTATG CGGATCCACATCCACCACAGATTCATGTACATCGGTTTATTACTGGATATGGGCAAGAGAAGGGTGGTATAACCTGTCTACTGTACAACCATGACCCAGAGAGATACCAGTCAGTTATCTATCTAGATACTGTACCATGGTTTATTAGGCTACACTTCCATACACTCAAGATCCAATCCTACAACATGACACTCAAACCAG ACTGGGTCAAATACATTCCAGGACAAGACCGTACTAGGGCATATATGTTAGAAATGGTGTTAACATTACCACCAAGTTCTACTACAAGTATCAGTATTGAGTTTGAAAGAGCTTTCCTAAAATGGACTGAGCACCCACCAGATGCTAACATTGGATTCCATATCAG TTCTGCTGTGGTTAGTACAATACTACACCAAGGACACAATTATACATCAACAGATCAATCTAGTGCAAGACTAGCACCAAG TATGTTCAACAATGCAAACCAGAAAGATTTCTTCATCCGTTTATACTCTGAGATATTACTAATACAGTTACCAGTGCCTGACTTCAGTATGCCGTACAATGTGATATGCCTGGCTTGCACTGTGGTAGCCATTGCATTCGGCTCCCTACACAACCTGACTACTAGGAACTTTACACCTATTGAtcccaacaaacaaacaggacTTAAAGCCAAGTTATCGGCTCTGTTTAGTAAACTTAGGGGAAAGTCACAGACTGAAGAACAGAAGAAGTCTGAAGTCAAAGG